In a single window of the Elaeis guineensis isolate ETL-2024a chromosome 4, EG11, whole genome shotgun sequence genome:
- the LOC105034595 gene encoding LOW QUALITY PROTEIN: copper-transporting ATPase HMA5-like (The sequence of the model RefSeq protein was modified relative to this genomic sequence to represent the inferred CDS: inserted 2 bases in 2 codons), whose translation MASRAFFLSCLRADGSHRSLSPRPRYPSMPKYPKRAKVSATAAQEEEEEKKVALFSVLGMTCAACAGSVEKAIKRLPGIHDAAVDVLNDRVQVIFSPAFVSQETIRETIEDVGFEAALIKEEAKEKPTLICRLHIKGMTCTSCSSTIESALQAVAGVQKALVALATEEAEICYDPKLVSAAQLMEVVADTGFEGILITTGEDRNRAELKVDGELDGRYKSMVKNSLQALPGVEDVNIDPVLHKITVAYKSDQTGPRNFIEIIGSAGSGRLRASIYPEGGGRELHKREEIKQYYRSFLWSLVFTIPVFLTSMVFMHIPGIKYGLDKKVVNMLSIGELLRWILSTPVQFIIGRRFYTGAYKALRIGSANMDVLVALGTNAAYFYSLYSVLRAATSQNFEGTDFFETSSMLISFILLGKYLEILAKGKTSEAIAKLMDLAPETATLLTYDNDGNVVNEKEIDSRLIQKNDVIKVMPGGKVASDGFVIWGQSYVNESMITGESRPVGKKKGDTVIGGTVNENGVLHVQATHVGSESALSQIVRLVESAQMAKAPVQKFADRISKYFVPLVIILAFFTWLAWFLAGKLGSYPKSWIPSSMDSFELALQFGISVMVIACPCALGLATPXAVMVGTGVGASQGVLIKGGQALESAHKVNCVVFDKTGTLTTGKPVVVSTRLLKHTLLRDFYEYVAAAEVNSEHPLAKAIVRYAXKFREEENHAWPEAQDFISVTGHGVKATVRSKEIVVGNKSLMVESGIHVPVAALDILAEAEEMAQTGIMVSMDGEVVGIIAISDPLKPNAKDVISLLRSMEVKSIMVTGDNWVTANAIAKEVGIDTVVAEAKPEQKAQKVKELQMSGLTVAMVGDGINDSPALVSADVGMAIGTGTDIAVEAADIVLMKSNLEDVITAIDLSRKTFFRIHMNYIWALGYNIICIPIAAGVLFPSTRFRLPPCFAGAAMAASSVSVVCCSLLLKNYKRPKKLDTLREILVE comes from the exons ATGGCGAGTAGAGCCTTCTTTTTGTCATGCCTTCGCGCCGACGGCTCTCACCGGAGCCTCTCGCCACGGCCGCGCTACCCGTCGATGCCGAAATATCCCAAGCGGGCAAAGGTCTCGGCCACGGCGgcgcaggaggaggaggaggagaagaaggtggCGTTATTCTCCGTGCTCGGTATGACCTGTGCCGCCTGTGCCGGATCGGTCGAGAAAGCGATCAAGCGGCTGCCGGGGATCCACGACGCCGCCGTCGACGTTCTCAACGACAGGGTCCAAGTCATCTTCTCTCCCGCCTTCGTTTCT CAGGAGACAATTAGAGAAACTATCGAAGATGTTGGATTTGAAGCTGCACTAATCAAAGAGGAGGCTAAAGAAAAGCCTACTCTAATATGTAGGTTGCACATAAAAGGAATGACTTGTACATCTTGCTCGAGTACCATTGAATCGGCTTTGCAAGCTGTTGCTGGTGTACAGAAAGCTTTAGTAGCCTTGGCAACTGAAGAAGCAGAGATCTGCTATGATCCTAAGCTTGTAAGCGCCGCCCAACTAATGGAGGTAGTTGCAGACACTGGGTTTGAAGGTATACTTATTACCACAGGGGAAGATAGGAATAGAGCTGAGCTCAAAGTTGATGGAGAACTTGATGGAAGATATAAGTCTATGGTTAAAAATTCTCTACAAGCACTCCCTGGAGTTGAAGATGTAAACATTGATCCTGTGCTTCACAAAATTACTGTAGCTTACAAGTCAGATCAAACAGGTCCTCGGAACTTCATTGAAATTATTGGATCAGCAGGGTCTGGGCGTCTCAGGGCATCAATATACCCAGAAGGAGGGGGAAGGGAACTTCACAAGCGTGAGGAGATAAAGCAGTACTACCGATCCTTTCTTTGGAGTTTGGTGTTCACAATCCCGGTGTTTCTCACTTCCATGGTGTTTATGCATATCCCAGGGATTAAATATGGACTGGATAAGAAAGTTGTGAACATGTTGAGCATCGGAGAGCTTCTGAGATGGATTTTATCTACCCCTGTCCAGTTTATAATTGGCAGAAGGTTTTATACTGGTGCTTACAAAGCTTTGAGAATTGGATCCGCGAATATGGATGTGTTGGTTGCCCTTGGTACGAATGCTGCATACTTTTATTCACTGTACTCGGTGCTCAGAGCAGCAACTTCACAAAATTTCGAGGGGACTGATTTTTTTGAAACAAGTTCGATGCTTATCTCATTCATCCTTCTGGGTAAGTATCTTGAGATCTTGGCCAAGGGTAAAACATCAGAGGCCATCGCAAAACTCATGGATTTGGCACCAGAAACTGCAACACTTTTAACCTATGACAATGATGGAAATGTcgtaaatgaaaaggagattgatAGTCGACTGATACAAAAGAACGACGTGATTAAAGTAATGCCTGGTGGGAAGGTAGCTTCTGATGGTTTTGTTATTTGGGGTCAGAGTTATGTCAATGAGAGCATGATAACCGGGGAATCACGACCTGTTGGAAAGAAGAAGGGTGATACTGTGATTGGTGGGACTGTGAATGAAAATGGTGTGTTGCATGTACAGGCAACTCATGTTGGATCAGAGAGTGCTCTATCGCAGATTGTTCGTCTTGTTGAATCAGCGCAAATGGCCAAAGCACCTGTGCAGAAGTTTGCTGATCGCATTTCCAAGTATTTTGTTCCTCTT GTTATCATTCTTGCATTCTTTACTTGGCTTGCATGGTTTTTAGCGGGAAAGTTGGGTAGCTACCCGAAGTCTTGGATACCATCCTCCATGGATAGCTTTGAACTTGCTCTACAATTTGGCATATCAGTTATGGTCATAGCCTGCCCATGTGCCCTTGGCCTGGCAACTC CAGCTGTTATGGTTGGAACTGGAGTTGGTGCTTCTCAAGGTGTGCTGATTAAAGGGGGACAAGCACTGGAAAGTGCGCATAAG GTCAATTGTGTTGTCTTTGACAAGACAGGCACTCTTACCACTGGAAAGCCTGTTGTTGTGAGCACAAGGTTGCTGAAGCATACGTTGTTACGTGATTTCTATGAATATGTTGCTGCGGCTGAG GTCAACAGTGAGCACCCTCTGGCAAAGGCCATCGTTCGGTACG AAAagtttagagaagaagaaaaccATGCGTGGCCTGAAGCACAAGACTTCATTTCTGTAACAGGCCATGGTGTCAAAGCAACGGTTAGAAGCAAAGAAATAGTTGTTGGCAACAAAAGCTTGATGGTGGAATCAGGCATCCATGTCCCTGTTGCAGCCCTTGACATTCTTGCTGAAGCTGAGGAAATGGCACAAACAGGAATAATGGTTTCAATGGATGGAGAAGTTGTTGGAATAATAGCAATTTCTGATCCACTGAAGCCCAATGCCAAAGATGTAATATCTCTTCTTAGGTCCATGGAAGTGAAGAGCATCATGGTAACAGGGGACAACTGGGTCACTGCAAATGCAATCGCCAAAGAAGTTGGGATTGATACTGTTGTTGCTGAAGCAAAACCAGAACAAAAAGCACAGAAAGTAAAGGAACTACAG ATGTCTGGCTTGACAGTGGCCATGGTTGGTGATGGGATCAATGACTCACCGGCGCTTGTTTCTGCTGACGTTGGAATGGCCATAGGCACTGGTACTGATATTGCCGTTGAAGCTGCTGACATAGTTCTTATGAAGAGCAACTTGGAGGATGTAATAACTGCAATTGATCTCTCGAGGAAAACCTTTTTCCGCATCCACATGAACTACATCTGGGCTCTTGGTTACAACATCATTTGCATACCCATTGCTGCTGGGGTTCTTTTCCCATCTACCAGATTCCGGTTGCCCCCATGTTTTGCTGGTGCTGCAATGGCTGCTTCGTCGGTGAGTGTTGTATGTTGCTCTCTCTTGCTAAAGAACTACAAAAGGCCCAAGAAGTTGGACACCCTCAGGGAAATCTTGGTTGAATAA
- the LOC105034597 gene encoding LOW QUALITY PROTEIN: pentatricopeptide repeat-containing protein At5g39350 (The sequence of the model RefSeq protein was modified relative to this genomic sequence to represent the inferred CDS: inserted 3 bases in 3 codons) has product MNGPFCIPSNFSPALLPLTATQXLSLLRSLTRSKALLPGKQIHGLLISSGLLLNSSTSVSLISKLAALYSFCXHTVHARLLFDKIPRRMKTSVLYNTLIRGYVQCGLHSDALHLFAHMVSSGLRPDNFSYPFVLKACGDLSLLHLGSVIHCKALVSGFGSNEYVQNSLMAMYMNCGEKGSATMVFDGTTNRTVVSWNTMIAGYVQNGCDEEAVLIFDRLVGSGVEIDRATAVSVLPACAHLKDLRRGLQVHELVEEKGFGGYVPVRNALIDMYAKCGSLEEARRVFDNGKCERDVVSWTAMIGGYALNGREREALALSCQMQLMGVAPNSVTMASLLSACSTLASIKHGKCIHGLCIRLRLELDIIVETALIDVYXKCNSMNLSLLVFARGSKRAGTWNAIISGYARHGQTGDAIKQFKLMLAEAVQPDFATIASLLPAYAESADLQQAKNIHCYLYRMGFTGSFEASTGLVDIYAKAGNLGMAWELFDKLPIKDLVSWSAMIAGYGMHGHAKTAIWLFDQMVESGVEPNEVTCTSVLYSCSHAGLVDEGLGLFDRMLKVHGMKLRVDHYACIVDLLGRAGRLKEAYELIRGMPFEPNHAVWGALLGACVIHENVDFGKLAAEHLFEIEPENTGNYVLLGNIYAALGRWEDVESVRRMMVERGLRKEPGCSLIEVRNV; this is encoded by the exons ATGAATGGCCCTTTCTGCATCCCTTCCAATTTTTCTCCTGCCTTGCTCCCTCTCACCGCAACGC TCCTCTCCCTCCTTCGATCCCTCACCCGCTCCAAAGCCCTCCTCCCCGGAAAACAAATCCATGGTCTCCTCATCTCCTCCGGTCTCCTCCTCAACTCCTCCACTTCGGTCTCCCTCATCTCCAAACTCGCAGCCCTTTACTCTTTCT GGCACACCGTCCATGCCCGCCTCCTATTCGACAAAATTCCCAGGAGGATGAAGACCTCCGTCCTCTATAACACCCTCATCCGAGGCTACGTCCAATGCGGCCTCCACAGCGACGCCCTCCACCTCTTTGCCCATATGGTATCCTCCGGCCTCCGCCCCGATAACTTCTCCTATCCTTTCGTTCTCAAGGCTTGTGGTGATCTCTCGCTGCTTCATTTGGGGAGTGTAATCCATTGCAAGGCACTGGTTTCCGGGTTCGGTTCGAACGAATATGTTCAGAATTCTCTAATGGCTATGTACATGAACTGTGGGGAGAAGGGCTCGGCGACGATGGTGTTTGATGGTACGACCAACAGAACTGTTGTTTCTTGGAACACCATGATCGCAGGATACGTCCAAAATGGGTGTGATGAGGAGGCAGTTTTGATCTTTGATCGGTTGGTGGGTTCTGGTGTGGAGATTGACCGGGCCACTGCGGTGTCGGTGCTGCCGGCATGTGCTCATTTGAAGGACTTAAGGAGGGGTCTGCAGGTCCATGAGTTGGTGGAGGAGAAGGGATTTGGAGGATATGTTCCAGTAAGAAACGCTTTAATTGATATGTATGCAAAGTGTGGTAGCTTGGAGGAGGCAAGAAGAGTATTTGATAATGGAAAGTGTGAGAGGGATGTTGTCTCATGGACTGCGATGATAGGAGGGTATGCTCTGAACGGGAGGGAGAGAGAAGCCCTTGCTCTTTCTTGCCAGATGCAGTTGATGGGAGTTGCACCCAATTCGGTGACAATGGCTTCTTTGCTCTCAGCTTGCAGTACATTGGCATCTATAAAGCATGGCAAATGCATTCATGGGTTGTGTATCAGACTGAGGCTTGAATTGGATATCATTGTGGAGACTGCTCTTATTGACGTGT GGAAATGCAATAGcatgaacttgagcttgctggtGTTTGCCAGGGGGTCAAAAAGAGCAGGGACATGGAATGCAATTATTTCAGGGTATGCCCGACATGGGCAGACAGGAGATGCTATAAAACAGTTCAAACTAATGTTAGCAGAAGCAGTACAACCTGATTTCGCTACAATTGCAAGCCTCCTTCCAGCCTATGCAGAGTCTGCAGACTTGCAACAAGCCAAGAATATACATTGTTACTTATATAGGATGGGCTTCACTGGGAGTTTTGAGGCAAGCACTGGTTTGGTTGATATCTATGCCAAGGCTGGGAACTTGGGCATGGCTTGGGAGCTCTTTGATAAGCTACCGATAAAGGATTTGGTGTCTTGGAGTGCGATGATAGCTGGGTATGGAATGCATGGGCATGCAAAGACTGCGATTTGGCTTTTCGATCAGATGGTGGAGTCTGGAGTAGAGCCTAATGAGGTCACCTGCACTTCTGTGCTGTATTCGTGCAGCCATGCTGGTTTGGTGGATGAGGGCCTGGGCTTGTTTGACAGAATGCTAAAGGTGCATGGGATGAAACTGCGTGTTGATcactatgcatgcattgtagatctACTTGGCCGTGCAGGTCGGCTCAAGGAAGCATATGAACTGATCAGAGGGATGCCTTTTGAGCCAAACCATGCAGTGTGGGGTGCTCTTCTTGGTGCTTGTGTAATCCATGAGAATGTGGACTTTGGAAAGTTAGCTGCCGAGCACTTGTTTGAGATTGAGCCAGAGAACACAGGGAATTATGTGTTATTGGGGAATATCTATGCTGCACTTGGGAGGTGGGAAGATGTGGAATCTGTGAGGAGAATGATGGTGGAAAGAGGGTTAAGGAAAGAGCCAGGATGTAGTTTAATTGAGGTCAGGAATGTATAG